A part of Thermococcus sp. LS1 genomic DNA contains:
- the gltA gene encoding NADPH-dependent glutamate synthase — translation MARAKPKLIKERVPTPEVPVEERVRSFVEVNLGYDFASALKEAERCIQCPPEYAPCIKGCPVHINIPGFIRALRENSDNPDEAVKNALRVIWNDNTLPAVTGRVCPQEEQCEAPCVMGKVGEPINIGKLERFVADYARKHGIEEALLREFMGDSEGVKGKVAVVGSGPAGLTCAGELAKMGYKVTIFEALHKPGGVLIYGIPEFRLPKEILEKEIAKLRELGVEIKVDYIVGKTVTLEELLEEYDAVFISTGAGTPKLLNIPGILLDRIYTANEFLTRINLMKAYLFPEYDEPIAIGKKTIVIGAGNTAMDAARSALRLGTEVTIAYRRGRDDMTARIEEIQHAEEEGVKFEFFVNPVEFIGDENGKVKAVKFEKMRPLDERDSRGKRKIVGTGEYITLEADTVIIAIGLEPNKIISEEATGLKTNPDGTLVVDENLMTSIPGVFAGGDAIRGEATVILAMGDGKKAAKAIHNYIQAKKANA, via the coding sequence ATGGCGAGAGCCAAGCCTAAGCTTATCAAGGAGCGCGTTCCCACTCCGGAAGTGCCAGTGGAGGAGAGGGTGAGGAGCTTCGTTGAGGTTAACCTTGGTTATGACTTTGCTTCGGCCCTAAAGGAAGCGGAGCGCTGCATACAGTGTCCACCCGAGTACGCGCCATGCATCAAAGGATGCCCTGTCCACATAAACATACCAGGATTCATAAGGGCCCTCCGTGAGAACTCTGACAACCCCGACGAGGCCGTCAAGAACGCCCTGCGTGTAATATGGAACGACAACACCTTACCTGCTGTTACGGGAAGGGTTTGCCCGCAAGAGGAGCAGTGTGAGGCCCCCTGTGTGATGGGTAAGGTCGGAGAACCGATAAACATAGGCAAGCTGGAAAGGTTTGTGGCTGACTACGCGAGGAAGCACGGCATAGAGGAGGCGCTCCTCAGGGAATTCATGGGAGACAGTGAGGGAGTGAAGGGAAAGGTCGCAGTGGTCGGAAGCGGGCCTGCTGGTCTGACCTGTGCGGGAGAGCTTGCGAAGATGGGCTACAAGGTTACCATTTTCGAGGCCCTCCACAAGCCAGGTGGAGTACTCATCTACGGGATTCCCGAGTTCCGGCTCCCGAAGGAAATACTCGAGAAGGAGATAGCAAAACTCAGAGAGCTGGGAGTTGAGATAAAGGTCGACTACATCGTCGGGAAGACCGTAACTCTTGAGGAGCTCCTTGAAGAGTACGATGCCGTTTTTATCAGTACCGGGGCTGGTACTCCAAAGCTCCTAAACATACCGGGAATCCTTCTCGACAGAATTTACACCGCAAACGAGTTCCTCACGAGGATTAACCTCATGAAGGCCTACCTCTTCCCTGAATATGACGAGCCAATCGCGATAGGAAAGAAGACGATCGTTATTGGAGCTGGAAACACGGCGATGGATGCGGCGCGCTCCGCCCTCAGGCTCGGTACTGAAGTTACGATAGCCTACCGTCGCGGAAGGGACGACATGACCGCCCGTATCGAAGAGATTCAGCACGCTGAGGAAGAAGGTGTTAAGTTTGAGTTCTTCGTGAACCCGGTCGAGTTCATAGGGGACGAAAACGGTAAGGTGAAGGCAGTGAAGTTCGAGAAGATGAGGCCGCTCGATGAGCGCGATAGCAGAGGTAAGAGAAAGATAGTTGGCACCGGTGAGTACATAACTCTGGAAGCCGACACTGTCATCATCGCCATTGGCCTTGAACCCAACAAAATAATAAGCGAGGAAGCCACCGGTCTCAAGACAAACCCCGATGGAACGCTCGTGGTTGACGAGAACCTCATGACGAGCATCCCTGGAGTCTTTGCAGGTGGAGACGCGATAAGGGGAGAAGCAACCGTCATCCTAGCGATGGGCGATGGAAAGAAGGCGGCAAAGGCCATCCACAATTACATACAGGCCAAGAAGGCGAACGCTTGA
- a CDS encoding ferredoxin, translating into MAWKVKVDQDVCIGDAICASLCPDVFEMNDEGKAVAIVEVIEDESLYNCAQEAAEACPVSAIIIEEA; encoded by the coding sequence ATGGCGTGGAAGGTTAAGGTTGACCAGGACGTTTGTATCGGAGATGCTATCTGTGCCAGCCTCTGCCCGGACGTCTTCGAGATGAACGACGAGGGCAAGGCAGTGGCTATTGTCGAGGTTATTGAGGACGAGAGCCTCTACAACTGCGCCCAGGAGGCCGCTGAGGCCTGTCCAGTCAGCGCTATTATAATTGAGGAGGCCTGA
- a CDS encoding ATPase — translation MLRIVEDDFVKRYRLEYNREALEQVRPYISERAYSRLRALLEYRLTGKDFDRSPVGEKIALAFSAGSDSTSTLKILRWAGFEVVPVTAKLPQMNEKVVDKAKSYGAVFVEIPGYLEAMTEQMNKGAPICGRCHSMVIKAVEDYAREIGAKIVASGDLLSSGLISIYKNGDMVTLNLPAFLALDKAEIIELIGGKYDLKFGCPLLWETFRKAPSVKRFSIQRVLRELRARAITPEIAETLIFDILSR, via the coding sequence ATGCTGAGGATTGTTGAAGATGACTTCGTCAAGCGCTATCGCCTCGAATACAACCGCGAGGCCCTTGAGCAGGTTAGGCCTTACATTAGCGAGAGGGCCTACTCCCGTCTCAGGGCCCTCCTGGAGTACCGTCTAACAGGTAAAGACTTCGACCGCTCACCCGTTGGTGAAAAAATAGCCCTGGCTTTCTCTGCCGGCTCTGACAGCACCTCAACTCTCAAAATCCTCCGCTGGGCCGGCTTCGAAGTTGTCCCCGTTACGGCAAAGCTCCCCCAAATGAACGAGAAGGTTGTAGACAAGGCTAAAAGCTACGGCGCGGTTTTTGTTGAAATTCCTGGTTATCTTGAGGCGATGACTGAGCAGATGAACAAGGGTGCCCCAATCTGCGGCCGGTGTCATTCGATGGTCATAAAGGCCGTCGAGGACTACGCGAGAGAGATAGGTGCCAAAATCGTAGCCAGCGGCGACTTGCTGAGCTCTGGCCTTATTTCCATCTACAAAAACGGAGACATGGTAACGCTGAACCTCCCTGCTTTTCTTGCCCTTGACAAGGCCGAGATAATCGAGCTGATTGGCGGGAAGTACGACCTTAAGTTTGGCTGTCCTCTCCTGTGGGAAACCTTCAGAAAAGCCCCAAGTGTGAAGCGCTTCTCAATTCAAAGGGTTCTCCGTGAGCTCAGAGCCAGGGCCATAACCCCTGAAATAGCGGAGACATTGATATTCGACATCCTATCCCGCTGA
- a CDS encoding sulfide/dihydroorotate dehydrogenase-like FAD/NAD-binding protein: MGYKITKKENLSAIDFFMEVEAPHIARSWKVGQFVVLIPDEKGERVPMSVYYADDGRIGMFLRRHGITTFKLWYEFDVGDEILSITGPLGKPIDVKYYGNVVFVSDAVCAQAESYATLKAMKEVGNYTIAIQTFENAANVYPEKYLAKPVADEHYLTTEDGSVGIKGHYLDVLKELIEKDKVDIVFGGGKLGSLKKLAELTRPYGIPTIVTVRQIMVDGTGMCGSCRVLYDGEIKFACRDGPMMDAHKIDWDDAIKRNARFAEQEKIARERYLAKLREKGVI, translated from the coding sequence ATGGGATATAAGATAACAAAAAAGGAGAACCTGAGCGCCATAGACTTTTTCATGGAGGTTGAGGCACCCCACATAGCCCGCTCCTGGAAGGTGGGTCAGTTTGTGGTTTTGATCCCCGATGAGAAGGGCGAGAGAGTCCCGATGTCTGTCTATTATGCTGATGATGGGAGGATAGGTATGTTTCTCAGGCGCCATGGAATCACAACCTTCAAGCTCTGGTATGAGTTCGACGTTGGAGACGAGATTCTAAGCATAACGGGCCCCCTTGGAAAGCCGATTGACGTCAAGTACTACGGCAACGTTGTCTTTGTCTCGGATGCCGTCTGTGCACAGGCTGAGAGCTACGCAACGCTCAAGGCCATGAAAGAGGTTGGAAACTACACTATAGCGATTCAGACCTTTGAGAACGCCGCAAACGTTTATCCAGAGAAGTACCTCGCAAAACCAGTGGCGGACGAGCACTACCTCACAACGGAGGATGGGAGCGTTGGCATAAAGGGCCACTACCTTGATGTCCTCAAGGAGCTCATCGAGAAGGACAAGGTGGATATAGTCTTCGGCGGCGGAAAGCTTGGCTCCCTCAAAAAGCTCGCTGAGCTAACAAGGCCTTACGGAATCCCTACGATAGTCACGGTCAGGCAGATAATGGTCGACGGAACCGGAATGTGCGGTTCGTGCAGGGTTCTTTACGACGGTGAGATAAAGTTCGCTTGCAGGGACGGGCCAATGATGGATGCTCACAAAATAGACTGGGACGATGCCATAAAGAGGAACGCCCGCTTTGCGGAGCAGGAGAAAATTGCAAGGGAGAGATACCTCGCCAAGCTGAGGGAGAAGGGGGTGATCTGA
- a CDS encoding M48 family metallopeptidase has protein sequence MLFIIIALEVLLAVIALEELGLKISLAAFGLIFAFYLWVSTHDIKGNYITLERSEIPWLYDGIARMAKKAGLPMPRVFILDDYIPNAYSFKNTIVLSLGLFEVLDQDEILAVAAHELGHIKNGDTKMFPLIAYGRYLMIVFTAVLIFLAHSLAVTIAALGLYGLYEVTRASFLKNREFQADETALRLLDVPMSLKRALEELKYYEDLRIGVRLSSLPSIEPAIERKQKTAIIETHPSYDERIFRILVEINGSNLFNRRMQ, from the coding sequence ATGCTCTTCATCATAATAGCCCTTGAGGTCCTGCTGGCAGTTATAGCCTTAGAGGAGCTGGGCCTCAAGATATCACTGGCAGCGTTCGGACTCATATTTGCATTCTACCTGTGGGTCTCCACCCACGACATCAAGGGCAACTATATTACCCTTGAAAGAAGCGAGATCCCCTGGCTCTACGATGGCATAGCCAGAATGGCAAAGAAGGCGGGCCTTCCAATGCCAAGGGTTTTCATCCTTGACGACTACATTCCAAACGCATACTCATTTAAGAACACGATAGTCCTCTCCCTTGGACTGTTCGAGGTTCTTGACCAGGACGAGATACTCGCCGTTGCCGCCCACGAACTCGGCCACATAAAGAACGGCGACACAAAGATGTTTCCCCTTATAGCATACGGCAGGTACCTCATGATTGTGTTCACAGCGGTGCTGATTTTCCTCGCCCACAGCCTCGCGGTCACGATAGCGGCACTCGGACTGTACGGGCTCTACGAGGTTACCCGTGCCAGCTTCCTGAAGAACAGGGAATTCCAGGCGGACGAAACCGCACTCAGACTCTTAGACGTCCCCATGAGCTTGAAGCGCGCCCTTGAGGAGCTCAAATACTACGAGGATCTCAGGATAGGAGTCAGGTTGAGCTCGTTGCCGAGCATTGAGCCGGCAATAGAGAGGAAGCAGAAAACGGCCATCATAGAGACCCATCCAAGTTATGACGAGAGGATATTCAGAATCCTCGTTGAGATAAATGGTAGCAATCTGTTCAACAGGCGCATGCAGTGA
- a CDS encoding helix-hairpin-helix domain-containing protein yields MRLGDKIEDLPSVEPDIAKKLRDTGYDTIESIAISSPMELREIVGISESAALKIIQAARKASSLFISAEEYKKRLEAGDKISTGSLNLDSILHGGIWIGGITEIYGESGSGRTQFAHAVAVMVQLPSTKGGLNGSVIWIDTENSFNPYRIKQIAENRGLDSEEVLKNIYTAKAFNSNHQTFLVNKAEEIIQEKNRGR; encoded by the coding sequence ATGAGATTGGGCGATAAAATTGAAGACCTTCCTAGTGTGGAGCCAGATATTGCAAAGAAACTACGCGATACAGGATACGACACAATTGAGTCCATTGCAATTTCTTCTCCAATGGAACTGAGGGAGATAGTTGGAATAAGCGAGAGTGCCGCTTTGAAAATAATTCAAGCCGCTAGAAAAGCTTCTTCACTGTTTATTAGTGCAGAAGAATACAAGAAGAGACTTGAAGCAGGAGATAAGATTTCAACAGGAAGTCTCAACCTTGATTCTATTCTTCATGGTGGTATTTGGATAGGGGGTATAACCGAAATCTATGGAGAGTCTGGGAGTGGCAGAACCCAATTTGCACATGCAGTTGCAGTAATGGTTCAACTCCCTTCTACTAAAGGTGGCCTTAATGGTTCGGTGATATGGATAGACACTGAGAATTCATTTAATCCATACAGAATAAAACAGATAGCGGAAAACAGAGGGCTTGATTCTGAGGAAGTTCTTAAAAATATATACACTGCTAAAGCGTTTAACAGCAATCATCAAACTTTCTTAGTGAATAAAGCTGAGGAGATTATCCAAGAAAAAAATAGAGGGAGATAG
- a CDS encoding helix-turn-helix domain-containing protein, with protein MLEKEKEALAKRIAGEITLSSDPGKTMRKWREIFGISQTELAEYLGVSSSVISDYEGGRRKSPGASTIRKFVEALLEIDERRGGNVIKAFSKTLGSELPTSAILDIREFALPITIKDLVGAVKGEVVANMHLLDRRIYGYTVVDSIKAILEMSAEEFLKLYGWTTERALIFTKVTTGRSPMIAVRVQGLKPAVVVLHGVKKLDELAVKLAERERVPLVISHAGSEAELITGLRKLVEKTEMEL; from the coding sequence ATGCTTGAAAAGGAGAAAGAAGCTCTCGCCAAGAGAATAGCAGGAGAAATAACCCTCTCCTCCGACCCCGGAAAGACTATGCGCAAGTGGAGGGAGATATTCGGCATAAGTCAGACGGAGCTCGCCGAATACCTCGGCGTCTCTTCTTCCGTCATAAGCGACTACGAGGGCGGGAGGAGAAAGAGCCCCGGTGCCTCGACCATCAGGAAGTTTGTTGAGGCTCTTCTGGAGATAGACGAGCGCAGGGGAGGAAACGTCATAAAAGCCTTCAGCAAGACTCTTGGAAGTGAGCTTCCGACGAGCGCTATCCTTGATATAAGGGAGTTCGCACTGCCCATCACCATCAAAGACCTCGTTGGAGCCGTCAAGGGCGAAGTTGTTGCAAACATGCACCTCCTGGATAGAAGGATATACGGCTACACAGTCGTTGACAGTATAAAGGCGATCCTCGAGATGTCAGCGGAGGAGTTCCTCAAGCTCTACGGCTGGACGACCGAGAGAGCGCTGATATTCACCAAGGTAACGACCGGAAGGAGTCCAATGATAGCCGTCCGCGTTCAGGGGCTCAAGCCGGCAGTAGTCGTCCTCCACGGCGTCAAGAAGCTCGATGAGCTTGCGGTAAAGCTGGCCGAGCGCGAGAGGGTCCCACTGGTGATCTCCCACGCGGGAAGTGAGGCAGAACTTATAACAGGGCTGAGAAAACTGGTAGAAAAGACAGAGATGGAGCTCTAA
- the dph5 gene encoding diphthine synthase yields MAIYFIGLGLYDEKDITLKGLEMARKCDLVFAEFYTSLLAGTTLDKIEEIIGKPIRRLSREEVELQFERIVLSEAKDKDVAFLTAGDPMVATTHSDLRIRAKEMGIESYVIHAPSIYSAIAITGLQIYKFGKSATVAYPEKNWFPTSHYDVIKENKERGLHTMLFLDIKADQNRYMTANEAMEILLQVEEMKGEGVFTPDTLVVVLARAGSLNPTLKAGYVRDMLNEDFGRQPHVMVVPGRLHIVEAEYLVAFAGAPRKILEEV; encoded by the coding sequence ATGGCGATATACTTCATTGGGTTGGGACTCTACGACGAAAAAGACATCACGCTTAAGGGCCTTGAGATGGCCAGAAAGTGCGACCTTGTCTTTGCCGAGTTCTACACATCACTTTTAGCCGGGACGACGCTTGATAAGATTGAAGAGATTATAGGGAAGCCCATCAGGAGGCTCAGCAGGGAAGAAGTCGAGCTCCAATTTGAGAGAATCGTTCTTAGCGAGGCGAAGGACAAGGACGTCGCCTTTCTAACCGCGGGTGACCCTATGGTGGCAACCACTCACTCCGACCTCCGCATAAGGGCGAAGGAGATGGGAATCGAGAGTTACGTCATCCACGCGCCGAGCATCTATTCCGCTATAGCCATAACCGGCCTCCAGATATACAAGTTCGGCAAGAGCGCAACCGTGGCTTACCCAGAGAAAAACTGGTTTCCAACGAGTCACTACGACGTGATAAAGGAAAACAAAGAGCGGGGACTTCACACGATGCTCTTCCTTGACATAAAGGCCGATCAGAATCGTTACATGACAGCTAACGAGGCGATGGAGATTCTCCTTCAGGTTGAGGAGATGAAGGGTGAGGGTGTTTTCACGCCTGATACGCTGGTAGTCGTTCTTGCACGTGCGGGCTCGCTCAATCCGACGCTCAAAGCTGGCTACGTTAGGGACATGCTCAACGAGGACTTCGGCAGACAGCCGCACGTTATGGTCGTTCCGGGAAGGCTGCACATTGTTGAGGCAGAATACTTAGTGGCCTTCGCCGGTGCGCCGAGGAAGATACTCGAGGAGGTCTAG
- a CDS encoding cytidine/deoxycytidylate deaminase family protein, with amino-acid sequence MSVEIFLDRKKAERIKRIRPTKDEYFMLIAKLVSLRATCPRLRVGAVAVKDGYILATGYNGAPRGMEHCIDVGCLIVDGHCHRAVHAEQNVIAMAARKGISLEGATLYVTHFPCDTCFKLVINAGIKEIVYEEMYPNEATEILLREAQEKGIVKIRQFRLPKERVRLFLEELFGEFVEG; translated from the coding sequence ATGAGCGTTGAAATCTTCCTTGATAGGAAAAAGGCAGAGCGCATAAAGCGCATCAGGCCGACCAAGGACGAGTACTTTATGCTGATAGCGAAGCTTGTTAGCCTTAGGGCAACCTGTCCAAGGCTCCGCGTCGGCGCCGTTGCCGTCAAGGACGGGTACATACTTGCAACAGGCTACAACGGTGCGCCGAGGGGAATGGAGCACTGTATTGATGTAGGCTGCCTCATAGTGGACGGCCACTGCCACAGGGCGGTTCACGCGGAGCAGAACGTCATAGCCATGGCAGCCAGAAAGGGCATAAGCCTCGAAGGGGCAACGCTCTACGTCACCCACTTTCCCTGCGACACCTGCTTCAAGTTAGTTATCAACGCAGGCATAAAGGAGATAGTATACGAGGAGATGTACCCCAACGAGGCAACTGAAATACTCCTCAGGGAAGCACAGGAGAAAGGAATAGTAAAGATAAGGCAGTTCAGACTCCCGAAAGAGAGAGTGAGGCTCTTCCTGGAGGAGCTCTTCGGAGAGTTTGTGGAAGGTTAA
- a CDS encoding metal-sulfur cluster assembly factor, producing MVTKEEVMEKVKAVVDEKYVKGLEIGEDGSVTITLAKDTPNIDDVLIRLNAELQRIEGIGTITINRERDKQVDDNVEVTREMILERLKEVIDPEIGIDVVNLGLIYELDIMPDKTVYVKMTMTTPGCPLTMWILRAVEDKILEIPGVKDAEIELTFDPPWTPDRISDEYKKKLGLY from the coding sequence ATGGTAACCAAGGAAGAGGTAATGGAGAAGGTTAAAGCGGTGGTTGATGAGAAGTACGTTAAGGGACTTGAAATCGGTGAGGATGGTTCCGTGACGATTACCCTTGCAAAGGACACGCCAAACATAGACGATGTCCTCATAAGGCTCAACGCCGAGCTTCAGAGAATCGAGGGAATTGGTACGATCACGATAAACCGCGAGAGGGACAAGCAGGTTGACGACAATGTCGAAGTAACAAGAGAGATGATACTTGAGAGGCTTAAGGAAGTCATAGACCCCGAGATAGGCATCGACGTTGTCAATCTTGGCCTCATATACGAGCTTGACATAATGCCAGACAAGACAGTCTACGTCAAGATGACGATGACCACTCCCGGTTGTCCGCTGACGATGTGGATTCTCAGGGCCGTGGAGGACAAGATACTCGAGATTCCGGGGGTTAAGGACGCCGAGATCGAGCTCACTTTCGACCCGCCGTGGACGCCAGATAGGATAAGCGATGAGTACAAGAAGAAGCTCGGGCTCTATTGA
- a CDS encoding MBL fold metallo-hydrolase, which translates to MRIVPLAAESLGVRSLATFVEAGGIKILIDPGVALGPKRYGLPPAKAEMEALQKMRRKLQGYARRSEVVVISHYHYDHHTPFFEGLYESSNESYAREIYERKLLFIKHPRENINFSQRKRAWAFLKNAEPIAKKIEFADGKSFDLGGVELEFSPAVPHGSEGSRLGFVVMTLIDDGSERAIHASDIQLLNKKAVEWIIERVPDLLITGGPPTYLGKRAEGSWQAGIKNLNEIIRETGAEIILDHHIIRDKNYPRFFDELEERPKTFAGYLKVEDRPLEAYRRELHKIEKGGEAEIPFKLS; encoded by the coding sequence ATGCGCATCGTTCCTCTCGCGGCCGAAAGTCTTGGGGTGAGGAGCCTGGCAACGTTCGTGGAAGCTGGAGGAATAAAAATTCTCATTGACCCCGGTGTCGCCCTCGGGCCGAAGCGCTACGGCCTTCCACCAGCGAAGGCCGAGATGGAGGCACTCCAGAAGATGAGACGGAAGCTTCAGGGCTACGCGCGGAGGAGTGAGGTTGTCGTTATTTCCCACTATCATTACGACCACCACACACCGTTCTTCGAAGGTCTGTACGAGAGCTCAAACGAGAGCTACGCGAGGGAGATATACGAGAGAAAGCTCCTTTTCATAAAGCACCCACGGGAAAACATAAACTTCAGCCAGAGGAAGCGCGCTTGGGCCTTCCTCAAAAACGCCGAACCGATAGCGAAGAAGATTGAGTTCGCGGACGGCAAATCCTTCGACCTCGGCGGCGTTGAGTTGGAGTTTTCCCCAGCCGTTCCCCATGGAAGCGAAGGTTCCAGGCTCGGCTTCGTTGTGATGACGCTCATCGATGACGGCTCTGAGAGAGCAATCCACGCGAGCGATATTCAGCTCCTCAACAAAAAAGCTGTAGAGTGGATAATCGAGAGGGTTCCAGATTTGCTCATAACTGGGGGACCACCGACATACCTCGGTAAGCGCGCTGAGGGAAGCTGGCAGGCTGGCATTAAAAACCTCAACGAGATAATCCGCGAAACAGGAGCAGAGATAATACTCGACCACCACATCATCAGGGATAAGAACTATCCGAGGTTCTTCGACGAGCTCGAGGAGAGACCAAAGACATTCGCGGGCTACCTGAAGGTTGAAGACCGGCCGCTGGAGGCTTACAGGCGGGAACTTCACAAAATCGAGAAAGGTGGGGAGGCAGAGATACCGTTCAAACTAAGTTGA
- a CDS encoding BlaI/MecI/CopY family transcriptional regulator: protein MEPHEFKLTEEGIKAVLPPLEAEIMEHMWKVKVATAGQVYEYMKEKHPDIRRSTISILMNRLCERGLLKRSVEKGRGGMRYVYSITTTREEFEEKVVESILDALMTNFREATYAYLSKIKK, encoded by the coding sequence ATGGAGCCCCACGAGTTCAAGCTCACCGAAGAAGGTATAAAGGCGGTTCTCCCACCCCTCGAGGCAGAAATAATGGAACACATGTGGAAGGTTAAGGTGGCCACCGCCGGCCAGGTCTACGAATACATGAAGGAGAAGCATCCCGACATAAGGCGCTCCACCATAAGCATTCTCATGAACCGCCTCTGCGAGCGCGGTCTGCTCAAAAGAAGCGTTGAGAAGGGAAGGGGTGGTATGAGATACGTCTACTCAATAACCACCACGAGGGAAGAGTTCGAGGAAAAAGTAGTGGAGAGCATTCTCGATGCCCTCATGACGAACTTCAGGGAGGCAACCTACGCGTATCTCTCCAAAATTAAGAAGTGA
- a CDS encoding nicotinate phosphoribosyltransferase, with the protein MRDFYIAHEEDIKAGRTTDVYFIRTKKILEEKGIHKKVFADVTTTGLPKGWKWGVLAGIEEVAKLLEGLPVNVYAMPEGTIFHPYEPVLQIEGYYEEFGIYETALLGMLSQASGIATAALRVKIAANFKPVYSFGIRHMHPAIAPMIDRSAFIGGCDGVSGVLGAEMIGEKPVGTMPHALILTVGDQVKAWKYFDEVVEPEVPRTALVDTICDEKVEALMAAEALGERLTAVRLDTPGSRRGNFRRIIEEVRWELDLRGYEHVKIFVSGGLNEESIREIVDIADAFGVGSSIASAKPIDFSLDIVEIEGKPFTKRGKLSGRKQIYRCENGHYHRVSADKKLERCPVCGAKVEPLLKPLIENGEIVAELPKATEIREYVLEQAKKFKLSLE; encoded by the coding sequence ATGAGGGATTTCTATATCGCCCACGAGGAAGATATAAAAGCCGGAAGGACCACTGACGTTTACTTCATTAGGACAAAGAAAATCCTTGAGGAAAAGGGCATCCACAAGAAGGTTTTCGCCGACGTAACCACGACGGGACTTCCAAAGGGCTGGAAGTGGGGAGTTCTGGCTGGAATCGAAGAAGTTGCCAAGCTCCTCGAAGGCCTGCCGGTGAACGTCTACGCCATGCCAGAGGGGACGATATTCCACCCCTATGAGCCTGTTCTTCAGATTGAAGGATACTACGAGGAATTCGGCATCTACGAGACTGCCTTACTCGGAATGCTCAGTCAGGCGAGCGGTATAGCCACCGCGGCATTGAGGGTCAAGATCGCCGCGAACTTCAAGCCAGTCTATTCCTTTGGCATAAGGCACATGCATCCTGCCATAGCCCCAATGATTGACCGCTCGGCATTCATAGGCGGCTGCGACGGGGTGAGCGGCGTTCTCGGGGCGGAGATGATAGGTGAAAAGCCCGTTGGAACGATGCCTCACGCGCTGATTCTTACCGTAGGTGACCAGGTGAAGGCCTGGAAGTACTTCGACGAGGTCGTCGAGCCGGAGGTGCCAAGGACAGCGCTGGTTGACACCATCTGCGACGAGAAGGTTGAGGCTCTGATGGCAGCTGAAGCCTTAGGAGAACGCCTGACCGCGGTGAGGCTCGACACGCCCGGCTCGAGGAGGGGCAACTTCAGGAGGATAATCGAAGAGGTCCGCTGGGAGCTCGACCTAAGGGGTTACGAGCACGTTAAAATCTTCGTCAGTGGAGGCCTAAACGAGGAGAGCATAAGGGAGATAGTGGACATCGCAGATGCTTTTGGCGTTGGCTCGTCCATAGCCAGTGCGAAACCTATAGACTTCTCCCTTGACATAGTCGAGATCGAAGGAAAGCCTTTCACCAAGCGTGGCAAGCTCAGCGGAAGGAAGCAGATATACCGCTGTGAGAACGGCCATTACCACAGGGTTTCAGCAGATAAAAAGCTGGAAAGATGTCCAGTCTGTGGGGCGAAAGTCGAGCCGCTCTTAAAGCCGCTCATTGAAAACGGTGAAATAGTGGCAGAACTTCCAAAGGCGACGGAGATAAGGGAGTACGTCCTGGAGCAGGCTAAAAAATTCAAGCTGAGCCTTGAATGA
- a CDS encoding 4-phosphopantoate--beta-alanine ligase codes for MVKIPKSHPRYWSLYYREKIIEGMEKGMTAKAGLIAHGRGEAFDYLIGERTIEPAERAMRAAVAKLLLAEHPIVSVNGNVAALVPKETIELAKALNAKLEINLFYRTEERVKAIAEELRKYDPEIELLGINPTKRIPGLEHERGKVDENGIWKADVIIVPLEDGDRTEALVKMGKFVITIDLNPLSRSARMADITIVDNIVRAYPRMTELAREMKDYSREELLRIIEEYDNGKTLSDVLLHIRNRLTKLAEGGIWRKKQLD; via the coding sequence ATGGTGAAAATACCCAAGAGCCATCCGCGCTACTGGAGCCTCTACTATAGAGAGAAGATCATCGAGGGAATGGAGAAGGGAATGACGGCGAAGGCCGGTTTGATCGCCCACGGTAGGGGAGAGGCCTTTGACTACCTCATCGGCGAAAGGACGATAGAACCTGCCGAGAGGGCCATGCGGGCAGCAGTCGCGAAGCTCCTCCTTGCGGAGCATCCCATTGTCTCCGTGAACGGCAACGTTGCCGCTCTGGTGCCGAAGGAAACGATAGAGCTCGCCAAAGCACTCAATGCCAAGCTCGAAATAAACCTCTTCTACCGCACAGAGGAGCGTGTTAAGGCGATAGCAGAAGAACTCCGCAAATACGATCCCGAGATAGAGCTCCTCGGTATAAACCCAACGAAGAGGATTCCCGGCCTAGAGCACGAACGTGGCAAAGTCGATGAGAACGGCATCTGGAAGGCTGATGTCATCATCGTTCCCCTTGAGGACGGTGACAGGACTGAGGCCCTCGTTAAGATGGGCAAGTTCGTGATAACCATTGATTTGAACCCATTATCTCGTTCGGCGAGGATGGCAGATATAACCATCGTAGACAACATCGTTAGGGCTTATCCAAGGATGACAGAGCTCGCCCGTGAAATGAAGGACTACAGCAGGGAGGAGCTCCTCAGAATCATCGAGGAGTACGACAATGGAAAAACGCTGAGCGATGTACTGCTCCACATAAGGAACAGACTAACTAAGCTCGCGGAAGGTGGGATATGGCGAAAGAAGCAGCTCGATTAG